TCAGAGATGAACCTCAAAGTTTTGCATGCTCGATAGGCGTGGGTGTTACTTTttagaatattaaaaaaataactgatgatgacaaaaatatttccaaaatagaatagaaatgtaGAAAACAATACCGCATACTACGTTACAGCGCAAAGAGCGCCCATGCTTTCAGTCCCAATAGCGACATTACGCATCTTGGTGCATCCGTTCAGATGTGAAGGGatggaattttgtttttgaagatgaaCCTGATCATAAGGAGAACAATAAGGAAAACTCTGACAGGGTGTGGgaatgaaaatgttcaaatgaACAGTGAAGATAAACCACCTCGGCCACGACAACAACGAGGCGAATTTACCAATATAGAAGACTACTTACTTACATACATTTtcagatggcccgtcttcactgaatGTACGGCCTTAGCCCCttttccattcgtttcgttccctcgccattgttaTCCAAGATGCTCTCAACATTCATGACCGACTTTAACGAGGTCCTTTTGCCCTATCCAGCTGActtctcagctggtccatccgtatAGAGAACACATCTCGTTGGCAGCCTCCCCTGAAGGCGTTTAGCACCGCTTGGGATagataaaagaaatagaaatttgacTCAGCGCAGAAATCTTGGTATGATTAGCTTCACAATCTGTAGCGAATATTTTCATAAGAAGTGGAATAAACCTGCTCGCCTCTTTTGGTCGATAGAATTTGCATAATCTGCCGCATTATTCTTGGTCATAAGATATGTCAATTCAATATCAATTCGGCCTGTTGTTCGTATCAAAAatgaacacaacaaaaaagcaaaattctaCACGGATAGCAACAGAACAGTATTTTATTCAACAATAACTTTCCAATCATAGTTTGATCTGGCTCTGCACTTCAAAAAGCGTCTTCCAACTCTTGTGGAGTTTTTCTACCTCTTCTTTGCTCAAGTTCTGCTTGATAATGtgtgtgattccgttcatgcCTACGACACACGGCAATGATAGATACACGTCATCGGTGATTCCGTGCATGCCCtaaattgcaaaatttttgcgaaatgtttcaaattatgaaataactttttcttttaccttCACATTCGTAGTGAGTGCACAAACATTGCGAGAATTGTGTATGATTCCTCTGGCAATTTTTGCTACTGACAAACCAATACCCCAGCAGGTGTATCCCTTCATCTTTATAATCTCATATGCACTAGAAGAGCACATTTTCGTGAAATTGTCGAGAGGAAGGAAAGAACCGATTTGTATATACTGACCTCTCCACGACTTGTCTGTGAAGATCCATTTCCCATGATTCTAAACTGAGTTTAGAGCTCAACGTTTTACTGACTTCTGCCAGTGTTACACCGGCGACGTTCACTCCAGACCATACCGGCACTTAATTCACAAGACATTCGTCAGCGAATTGATGACAATTCCAGGTCAGCTCTTAGGTAGCTTTTGTGTTCTTACATAGATGAGATAGCTCTGACAAAGATTTGTAAAGTATCAAGTTGATAACAAAGTCAAGTcagttttctaatttttgtcttctctagtttttttgcAGAATACAATGAAAGTCAATCAGCAATATAACTGCCATCGTTAGTTACTACGGTACTTCACCTAATGGACAGGTCAGCGATCGCCTTCTCCCAGAACTGGAGAGTTCGGTGATCGCCCGACTATTGTTATCGAAGATGGTGTCGGCTTCCTTAGATTTGCCTACCCAAGAAAACCTTATGGGAAGTAGATGACAATAAGATCGAGATATGTCAGGAATATCTGGAATGGGGGTAGTGTGCCTTAGTCTAgctctttgattttttgaagggtCTCCTTACCTATGTGGGGCATCGCGTTATCATAGAGGAGATGCACCAAAGTTGGTCTCGGCTGGTTCGTAGTGCAGCATTCCTCTCAAGTTTCAGAAGCAGCTTAAGAAAGCTTTCTTAAAGTGTATGCCCTAGTTGACTTGCGTGGGAGAGTCTTCATCAGGTTTCTCAGTAACTTTTCACGATCCGAGAGAAGTGACTGACAGATGTATACCCGGGAGTACCGCAACAAGTCCGTCAAGGTGAGAGGAATTCGTCGAGTCGGCAATTTTCTGTAGATGAGGGCCTGGTTAATTGTCTACACCCGAGTATCATTTTCTACACACCTCAAAAGTGGTGGACTCTTCCACAGTGTGCTCCCGCATGCTTTGCCACATTTCCCTCTCCATTTTCCACCTGTCACATAAATAATTTCAACCAACCAGTACTTTGACCACTTAAAAATATGTTCATAAGCGGACCTTGAACAAAATATTGTGAATTGCTTCTTTGTTTCAAAGACATTTGAAGCAGCCTTCTTCAATGTCTGCAGACACTTTCGTTCATTCCTATTCACTCTCCTTCCAGTTTCCACCACTATTACTTGACcctcacttcttttttgtgtggtATAAGCTTATCTGTCGCTACTGTTGTGGCTCTGGGCAAAGAAGTCACACCACATTCGGTTGCTTCAGTGGATGAGATTATTTTAGAAACTTTTAAAACGTTTCCCTTTTGATCATGTCCTTCTGCAATAACAAACGTACCACTGGAATCACCATGTTCTCCAATAATCCATCCATGACAAGAAGAAGGAGCAATATTAAGACgttgtgaaagaagaaaacggaaTCTGAACTAAGAAATAAGTTGCATAGGTATGAACCTTTTCCGATGCTCACCTGGCGGAATCTAAATTTGTTCCAGAGCCGAAGACACGTTCTCTAGGCAGTCCAGAAAGCTTCCAGGTCACATAAGTGAGGACATCCACTGTGGAATTGTTTTTGATGTTtaatataatttgaaaataaataaacatagatGGAACCTGGATTAGAAACGACCATGATAATGGTTTCAGGAGAGTATTTGACTAGTTCTGGGatgattttcttaaaaatatctGTGTTCCGCTGGACAAGAGACAATCGCGACTCTCCTTCCTTCTGTCTAAGTCCGGCAGTCACAATGCAAAGTTTTGAGCCGGCAGTACATTCATAGGCTGGACATTGCAGgaaaccatttttttaatgctttcTATGCTAGAGAAAAGACTTACTTGTATCACCCTTTACAACACAACGTCCGGTGAATGCGAGGCCGTGCTGAAGATCCATTACCTCTCCCTTTACTTTATTTGCGACAACATCTACCAGGACCAGTTCACTACAAGTGCGCTTAAAATCACTCTATAAGATAGTGTCAGTTGGATGGTACTCTATCACCCACTGTTGTTACCTTTTTTGCTGCCGATGTACTACTTGGGTCAAAAACAACCTAAACCCAGGTTATTTTGCAGTTGGGTAAGTGGCTGCTCCCGGTAGAGGTGATAGAGCGGAATTGGGGTGGGGCTACCGCTAGCTTCTAGCGAAGTGCCGCGACGAGCAGTGCTAGCAAAGGCCCCCTCTCGGTTCTGACTGCTCCATCATGGCCTTTAAACATCTGGACCGAAATTCACATCGTTTTGGCCCGACACTGCAAGGTTCTGCAAGCTCGTTGGTTTCAAAGtggttcattttcaaattatggAGAATTTGCTGAATTCACAGGCTTTGCTTTCCAAATGACTTTCCTACTGCAATGTTGCGAGTACAGCCAAGAACGTATTGAATGGTTTCGTAGTTTTAGATGATTTTTTCATGAATGTGTTACTGCTTACAAAGAGCTTTTGCAGATGGGTATCATGGTAGTATACAAGTTAAGAAAGTGCATGGAAGTGCTGTCTAACACAGGAACACGTAAATTAGATGCAGCGCGGAAACTGCGAATTTTTGAGCCGACTCTTTAAAATAGGCGAGATTTGTTTACTTAGTATCGCAGGGAACCCCAGTCGCTCActgctctggtccaacggttgtcgttaaagtgcatcacgtgtccggcccaccatatttttactttccttgacaAACGCAGCGGCATCTCTAATCTTcaatcgctgacgtaggagagaacttcgaatcccgtccctagcgtgaaacgggatactcctagcatcactctctcaattgcgcgttcaatgacgctcaccgcgttttcttcctgcttgcgaaatgctcaggtttccgaagcataggtcaaagcaggaagtacggtggtgttgaagaggtgagcacggagccgggtgttcctgaacttcttcactacatcctcgatgttcTTTTACGCTcctcaagccgctcgtctcctcctctccagctcgggggtcaggtcgttcatcatgttcgaTTCCCTATCCAGATAAaagtagctggtgcattcggatatgtccGTTCCATTTGGTGTGAATGAAGCATTCTCGAGGGTGACTGTTAATATTTTGGATGAGAATGTATCACTCTGTCGGACCCCCTTCTTCACGTCAATattgatattcttgtagaatgacgAAATTCTAGCCGTAAAGTTGCTGTGCAACTCTTGAAGTATCTTTaagtactgagtagggacaccttggttgtccaaggcttccacgaccgcttccgtctcaactgagtcgaaggcctttttcaagtcgatgaaggtgagacagagcggcatcttgtactctcgtgatacctcgatgagtttcgaaacagtgtgaatgtggtcaatcgtgctgaatctttttcgaaaccctTATTGCTCGCATGGccgtccttcatccaagactttttcattcctattaaggatcactcttgtaaagagcttgtagatgacggacagtaagcagattggacgatagttgccgatgtcatgtggatctccctttttatataacaacacggtcttccactgtttaggaaccttgcattccgataGATAAcatgtaaagagcctcgccagggtcttgatgagtactggcggaaggctcttcagatgtcttattctgtcgggaccgggtgccgtacgatttcttactgaTATAATAGCATTTTgcatttcggacgggagaacctctggaatgacatgccCGTCTTCTCTCAGATGGTGAGTAGGCAAGTGGACATTGTTGTTGAAGAGATCAGAATAGAAGTCGTATTCAATTTTCTCCACTCTCCTTTTCGATGCAGTGGTTGTTCCATTTGGGTTGTAAATAGCAGTATTCCTCGCATTGCGATTGGCGATGTTCTGACGGCTCTCTGCAAAGTCTGGAGAGCTGGAGAGGCGTCTCCCATTGGCTATAAATCCTTCAACTTTCCTCGTGCATTAATGAAAAGGTTCATTCCGCCGGACGTATTCTTCTTCGATGTTGTCTATCGCGGAATTTTCCCAAAATCCGGCTGCGTAGCGTGGAGATCTCAggtaatgatagttctgggttCCGCTCTCTGAACCTCActgctttctcttcttttcgtgCTTTTCGTATAGAGGAAAATCTCCCTCGAAGGAGATTGTCCGATCCCAATCAAAGTTTTAGTGTCCAGCTTAGATAGAAGAGCTTCTGGAACTGCGAGATTCCATGACTGATCACGATGAATTCAGAAAGCTTCTTCCCAAGTTCGTGAGGAACCACAATCCGTCCTGTTGTTAAGTTTATCAGGCATCCTTCTTATTTAGGccatttttgtgtttgaaatcaccaacaatgaccttgtagaaggtatggtCTTCTGTGCAAACTTCTCCAGGTTTGTATAGCAAACTTCGACTTCTTCGTAATTTGATGATAAAGCGCAAGCGACGATAATAGGCAAAGCTAGCGTTAAACCACATCTTCTTATCTGtaaacgtccgattcgggtccgAAATTGGTCAAAAGAGTCGACTTCTTTGCATGCTTGTGTTaacaagttttgttttttgtttttatgaacagttcttctctagTTTCATGTACGGCGTTGAGGGAGTGGTGtcgccttttctttttcagtccGGTGATTTTGCACATAATCTTTCTGGCTTGTATCAACGGATCTTCAATGACAGCTTCCGATGGAAGCGTAGGTCCGTTATAAGTGTAGATGCCACCCTAATCCTTCTCCATGTTGATAGGGTAGATGAATCCAGCAATTGCTTCCTTTGCACTTCACTGCAGGTTTTCGGTCGGACCAACATACGGGATACAAGAATGTCATGAGTtagtcctggcacagcagaaacaaggGTTCCGTCCCCTAAATCTAGCATCTTATGGCAGGTACAAGGTTGTTTGCGTTTGGTAAAGGTGTACAGTAGAAGTGAGAGTGATGCTCAGAATCGCTAGGAAGGTTTTCAAACATCACAGCTGAATCATATTTCTTTGACGATCATCGTAAAACAACCTGTTGAAGAATACTATATGCACACGCCATTCCAACTTGTCCAGTTCCGACTACTGTAATCTTCTGAGGACTCTTTTCCGCAGGCGGTGCAATTTCATGTAAAACTGCACCGACTGTCTTTAACATTCTAAACAGAAGTTGATGAAATCTCTCACAATCATAAAGTTTCAGCCCACTTACTTTTCTGCCATCTTTGATACTGAATCGTTCACTGACGAACCGCCGTATAACACTACGCAAGACGTGAAATGAAACATAACGTTTTCTAGTATAGCGGAAGTGATAGCATTTCAGATTTCTGAAGATGCACATGTGGTCAAGTTAATACTTGCTTCATTGATTTTGTTAGTTGCATGCAATTAAAGACCTGAAAACCTGTTAGTTCATGCTGCATTTCTTGTCTTAGGTTGTCTTCCCATAACTTTTTCTATGCTGTCGTCTAAACTTCTAATTCCAGGTCAAGAATACTAACAAGATTGGATGTAGGATAAGGATAACACTGTTGGATGAAGGTAGttgattattttgtttttttgtgctgTTGATTAAAATACATTTATTGTGGAATAAAAAGGAGACCggcatcaaaaaaaaataaaggaggaCTTAtacgacaacaacaaaatgtttTAATGTGCTACACGAACAAATAATTAAGAACGACACAATATACTCTTCACAGAGGATATCGTTAACGACCAAAAACTGCTGGGTTGCGTTAAAAAATATCTCAGCCCATTAGCATTCAAATAAAGGTGGAATATCATACATGAGCATTAGAAGGTAGTAATGACTTACCTTGCGACGCCGTCAACCAGCAAAGCCCCCAAAGGATGGAGGATTTGGTCGGGGCTGTCCTTTTGGGATATATAAaacgttttactgcaattcgtaatcttTAAGGCTtatggaacgcgtattggcctatgCAATAACTTGTGGACCAgacgatgatcaagtcagccTGAAGGGACAAAAGAGTTGGTGAGCACAAGGGCAGACTCGAACCATCCACCCTGCGGCCAAAGTGGACTTCTTAACGACTGTGCTATACATGTCCATCAAGAGCAACAGCATATATGAAAATAGGCGAAGCAGCGCTAGTACAAAAGTAGAGCATTACCCTCACTAGAAATATTGCATTATTCACGCTTTCACAACTAAGACTACGTCGATAACATGATTGATGAAGTAAATGCTGGTTTAGATGAAGATATGGAAGAAGCTTATGAAGGAGATATGAAGTAATTTTAGATGAGAAAGACGAAGTTCAAGGGGGCACCTACTATGTATCAGAGAAAATCAGACtaatttgtgaagaaattgaagtgaaccaGGTTCCACGAAACTTTGCCCACCTGACTATTGGGGAATTGTCAGAAAGTGTCGATGAGACGAAGATAAGATGGTGAACGATTGCACACAAAAGATACTACGTGGCAATCTTCAACTGCCTATACAAGCATCGCTTGAGTACGTGTCCAGCAGGAAGATGCAATTTCAGACCAGGAAATTGTTGGTACTGCGAGAGACTAAGAGGTACAATTGCGGATGATCTGATTGCTGAGGACAGTGGTTACCATAGAGCGCTATGCGACAAGAGAAGATAATTTTAAACCGGAATGTCGATAAGGTCGACGAAAAAGAAGTTCTGCATGCACATAGTTGCTCTGCATATTAAAACATTTTGTCACCTTTTCATCATTTAGACTTGGAATAGACCTGCCTTTAGTTCCATTCCTTCTCTAGATAAACAAACCTCCGTATCAAAGGGTGGCAATCGAGGTCTTTGGAGTTCACAATAAAGCTTAGGGCCACTTAGTTTTGGAGGAAAGTCTTCtcgccactccagcatatgcactgcctcagtaccttGCATACACTAAGCCTTGCCGTCTCAGGCTTCGGATGATATGGCTACCAGTGAGAAGCGAACAAATCTCTGGTCgctcaggacgtctttgattctggagcAAGGCGACGCGTGTAAGACTCGCCATAGAGATTATCTGAGACTGTGTACTtgcaacgcgagaacagtttccataGACGTTGACCTGCtcgcccttctcggagctgcaatGCGtctcaaatttcacgtgattgcccTGCAGGAGActaagtgcagaaggagcgacgtacgacaaggtacactcgtcattcgtagAGAGAaagttccgtcgcgaaatgtaggcggtgttggttttgttcttgtcgagatcctgtcacctatTTTGGCCATTCTTCCCCTCCgtcctctgcgccaaaaaccttttggcatcatcaactgctactcaccatcGTCAGCAGCtaatgaatccgaattggactcGTTTTATAAGGAGGAAATGGAAATGATCTGCAACGAGAAATTCTTCTCCAATTTCGTTGTCGTGAACTTCAATGCAAAATTAGGGAACGCTACAGGA
This is a stretch of genomic DNA from Necator americanus strain Aroian chromosome II, whole genome shotgun sequence. It encodes these proteins:
- a CDS encoding hypothetical protein (NECATOR_CHRII.G8012.T1) → MATSEKRTNLWSLRTSLILEQGDACKTRHRDYLRLCTCNARTVSIDVDLLALLGAAMRLKFHVIALQETKCRRSDVRQGTLVIRREKVPSRNVGGVGFVLVEILSPILAILPLRPLRQKPFGIINCYSPSSAANESELDSFYKEEMEMICNEKFFSNFVVVNFNAKLGNATGEEYRIGRFGLEDRN
- a CDS encoding hypothetical protein (NECATOR_CHRII.G8011.T1), giving the protein MFHFTSCVVLYGGSSVNDSVSKMAEKMLKTVGAVLHEIAPPAEKSPQKITVVGTGQVGMACAYSILQQRTCSELVLVDVVANKVKGEVMDLQHGLAFTGRCVVKGDTTYECTAGSKLCIVTAGLRQKEGESRLSLVQRNTDIFKKIIPELVKYSPETIIMVVSNPVDVLTYVTWKLSGLPRERVFGSGTNLDSARFRFLLSQRLNIAPSSCHGWIIGEHGDSSVPVWSGVNVAGVTLAEVSKTLSSKLSLESWEMDLHRQVVESAYEIIKMKGYTCWGIGLSVAKIARGIIHNSRNVCALTTNVKGMHGITDDVYLSLPCVVGMNGITHIIKQNLSKEEVEKLHKSWKTLFEVQSQIKL